A stretch of Arachis hypogaea cultivar Tifrunner chromosome 15, arahy.Tifrunner.gnm2.J5K5, whole genome shotgun sequence DNA encodes these proteins:
- the LOC112747276 gene encoding uncharacterized protein — MEWRKCYLDLMLVPLGILMSICYHIWLWHKTRTHPFSTSIGINANARRFWVPAMLKDIEKKNILVAQSLRNLIMGSTLMATTSILLSAGLAAVISSTYSVKKPLDDITYGAHGEFMVALKYVTLLTIFLFSFFCHSLSIMFLNELAILICTPQEALSKSMVTPEYLNEILEKGTILNTVGNRIFYLALPLLLWIFGPILVLLCFMAMLPVFYNLDFVVCWSSSNHGKSNMIIINAKSDNNDYL, encoded by the exons atggagtggAGAAAATGTTATCTGGATTTAATGTTAGTGCCATTAGGAATTCTTATGAGTATTTGTTATCATATTTGGTTGTGGCATAAGACTCGCACACACCCTTTTTCCACCTCTATCGGAATCAATGCTAATGCTCGACGATTTTGGGTCCCTGCCATGTTGAAg GACATTGAAAAGAAGAACATCTTAGTAGCTCAAAGTCTCCGAAACCTTATAATGGGATCAACTCTCATGGCCACCACCTCCATTCTTCTCTCGGCCGGCTTAGCGGCCGTGATAAGCAGCACTTACAGCGTAAAAAAACCTCTAGACGATATTACCTATGGCGCACACGGCGAATTTATGGTGGCGCTCAAATACGTGACGCTTCTTACCATATTCTTGTTCTCATTTTTCTGCCATAGCTTATCAATTATGTTCTTGAATGAATTGGCCATACTAATTTGCACACCACAAGAAGCACTCTCTAAGTCTATGGTAACACCGGAATATTTGAATGAGATTTTGGAGAAGGGAACTATTTTGAACACTGTGGGGAACAGGATCTTCTACTTGGCACTCCCTTTGTTGCTTTGGATCTTTGGCCCAATCCTTGTTTTGTTGTGCTTCATGGCTATGTTGCCGGTGTTTTACAATCTTGACTTTGTTGTTTGTTGGAGTTCTTCTAATCATGGGAAATCAAACATGATCATCATCAATGCCAAAAGTGATAATAATGACTATCTTTGA